ACCCCTCGCGCACGAGGTCGCTTCCGAGCTGCAGCTCGTCGTTGATGGTGGGCGGGGGCACGCACCCCGCCACGACCTTCACGCGGCACGACGTGCAGCGGCCGCGCCCCCCGCAGGTCGCGGTGATGTCGACGCCGTGGGCGTGCGCGGCGCGCAGGAGCGGCGTCCCCGGCTCGATGGGCACGGTCGCTCCGCTCGGGAGAAACGTGACCGGGACCGTCGTCACGAGCGTCATTCTAGCAGAGCGGTCCGCCCCGCCCCGCGTCTCGACCCTGGTCCATCGGGCTTGGTATAGTAGCGCCGAAACCCGAGGGACAGGAGGCCACCGTGACGACGTCGACCGCCGCGGCGTGAGGGAGGATGGCCGGCCGCCGGGCCGCCGGGCGGGGTACCTTCGGAGCAGCAGCGTGATCATCTCCGGCGATGGAACCGGGCCGAGACCCGAGCAGCCCTAGGACGCAGGGAGGAGGCGGGCCGAGGCGTATGCCGCATACGTTGAGGCCCGCCGACGACCGAGGACGACGGGCTGCGACGGGGATCGGCCCGGGCCGCCTGGCGGCGCTGCCCGGCGGCGCGGCCGAGTCGGTGCTGGAGCCCGGAGCGCTGCGGGGCACGCTGGTCATCGCGGGGCACCCCCTCGGCGAGCTCCGTCCGGGGACTCGCCTCCGTCTCGGAGACGGGGTGCTCGTGGAGCTCGACGACGGCCCGGCTGAGGGTGGGCTCCGGGAGGAGGATGGCGCTCCCCCCGTGCCGGCCCGGGTCGTCCAGGGTGGGGTGGTGCGCGTGGACGATCCGGTCGTGATCGAGGCGGTCCGGGTTCCGATCGAGGACGCCCTCGACCTCCATTCCTTTCGCGCCGACGAAATCGCCGAGGTCGTCGGCGAGTACCTCCGACAGGCGCACGCCGCCGGCTTCCGGACCGTCCGGCTGATCCACGGCCGCGGGCGTGGCGTCCAGCGCGAGACGGTGCGGCGCACCCTGGCTCGTTCCCCCCTGGTGGCGAGGTTCGGCGACGCCCCACCCGAGCTCGGCGGCTGGGGCGCGACACTCGCCGAGCTTCGCGACCTGCCGGAGTGGCCCGAGCCTCCCGCGCCGTGAGGGTGGCGGTCCTCACGGCGACCCTTGGCGTCGTCCTCGCGGCCAGCGCTCTCAACCTCGTGCTCGGCGGCCTGTGGGTGGCCGGCGTCGTGAGTCTCACCCTCTGGCGCCGCCGGATGCCCTCGGCGGCGTGGCTCGTCCTCGTCCTGACCCTCGCCGCGGCGACGGCGTTCTCCCGGCTCGGCTGGCTCACCGCGCCGGCGGCGCGAAGCTACGAGGCGGACGAGCTGGCCTGGCTCGGTGCGGGGCTCTGGGGACCGGCTCCGCCGGCCCGGACCGCCGAGTCCGACTTCGAGAGCCGGCGGGCCGCCCTGCGGGCGCGACTCGCGCGCCGCCGTCAGATGGAGTTCCGCGTCACGGGCCGGGAGCTCGGGGAGCGCGCCGCGCTGGCGATCGCGGTCAGTCGCGAGATCGGGCGCCTCCGCGACCGGGCGCCGGCCGAGGTGGCGGGCGTCGAGCACGCCGCGCGCCGGCTCGCCCTCACCCTGACCGCTCCCGAGTTTCGTGACCTGGATGGCCGGGCGACGCGCCTGGCCGAGTGGTTCGCGGACCTGGACGCGCACTTCACGGCCGCGCGCGATGCGGCAGACCTCGACACGGCGGCCCGGGCCCTCGAGGCCCCGGCGATGGCCGCCGTGTCGCTCGGGGCACTGCGCGAGGACCTCGCCCGGGTGGACGCGGCGTCGGCGGCGCTGGTCCGGGCCCTGGCCGGCCAAAGCGTCGGCGTGACCGCAGCCGGGCGACTCGAGTACGCCGAGGCCCGTGGGGAGCTCGTCGTCGAGGACCGCTACGCGTTCACGGCACCGCCCCCGGTCCGCATCACGCGCCTGGACGTCCGCCCCCTCCGGAAGGCGGCGATCGGGGCGGGGTCATCGATGGGCACCGTCCAGACACTGGCGTACGGTCTCGGAACGAGCGAGCTCCGGGAGCTGGGCGGGGAGAACGCGATCGCGGTCGAGACCGGGGTGGCCCGGGTCATGGTGGTCGATCGCCGCACGCGGCCGGTGACGCCGGTGCCGATCCGGGCCGTGCTCAGGCCCATCCCGTTCCACCGGCTTGGCGTCCCGAGCGACGACGGCTCGCCGGCCGAGTTTCCGATCCGGGTCGCTCTCGGCGAGGCACCCGGAGTCGAGGCCGGTCTCCAGCTCGCCGTGGGCCCACGGCGCCTCGAAGAGACCCGGCTGCCGGGCTACGCATTCCACGACGCGAGTCTGCCCGGCACCCTCACCCGCGACGGGGCTCACGACGTGTGGGCTCCGGCCGATTCCCAGCGTGCGGCGGCGCCGGCGGCGGACCTCCGGCTCGAGCTGGTCCCGCCGAATCGGCTCCTGCGCAACCGGGCGTTCGCCCGCCTGGCGCCGTATCTCTACGTCCCGAACCTGACCGTGACGCTGGCGCTCGTGGGGCTCGTCGCGCTGACGAGCATCCTCACTCGCCGGCGGGGACGCCCGGCGCTCCCGCCGGCCGGCAGTGAGCCAGGGAGGTGAGCAATGCGGCTCCCCCTCGCTGAGGTGGAGGCCATGATGGCCGCCCGACCGGCCGGGACGTCGCTGGAGGAGGTGCTCGAGGTCTTCGAGGTCTTCGCCAGCGGCTCGCTGACGGAGGAGGTCTACATCCTGGACGACGTGTCGGGGAAGCGGATCGCCATCGCGCCGAAGGCGTTCAAGCAGCGCTACCAGCCTAGCGGCTAGCCGCTCGAGGTCGGCCGGTCCTTCTCGGCTTCCTGGAGCTGGCGGTAGAGAAAGTCCGCTTCCAGCGGGGTGAGGTCGAACTGGCGCGAGGCGTCGTCGATCAGCTTCGAGCGCTTGGCCGTCGGGTCGTCGGCCAGCCGGTCCAGCACCCACGAGAGCGCACGCTTGATGTTGGGCTCGCCCAGGCTCATCTCAGCGTCTCCATCAGCGTCGGCAAGGCCTCCAGGCTGGGCAGGACGCGATCGGCGCCCGAGAAGTCCTCGTGGCGCGTGGCCGCGCACGGAATGGCCGCCACCGCCATGCCGGCCGCCTTGGCCGCCAGGACGCCGTTCCGCGAGTCCTCGACCACCAGACAGGCGGCCGGCTCCACGCCGAGCCGCCGGGCCGCCAGGAGAAACCCGTCCGGGGCCGGCTTGCCCCGCGCCACGTCCTCACCCGACACGACCGCCTCGAATGTCTCTGCGAGGCCCACCGCGTCGAGGATGGCGCGGATCACCTGGCGCGGCGAGGCCGAGGCGAGGGCGAGCCGGAGCCCGGCCTCCCGGAGCGCGCGTGGCACGGCCGGCACTCCGGGGAGCGGGCGGGCCTCGGCGCGGATCAGCGCCACGAGGTGCGCCGTCCGCGCCTCGACCAGCGCCGTCGTCGGCTGAGGTAGATCGAAGAGGATGCGGAGCACCCGGAGCATCTCGGCGTCGGTCTTTCCGAAGAATGCGCGATTGTCCCGCTCCGTGTACGAGGTCCCGCGCGGGCCGAGGACTTCCTGGGTGGCGCGGAGGTGCAGAGGTTCGGAGTCGGCGAGCACGCCGTCCACGTCGAAGATGACCGCCCGGGGACCCGTCATCTGGACCGACATGGAAAAGTCGTGAAGCCACCGTCAGATGGCACGCCAACCCTCCGAATGGTTCTGAAGCCGAGCGAGACCGGGTGATCGCTGAAGCTGCCCTACTCTACCCGAAGGTGACCGGACGGCCGAAGGAATTTTCGCCGCCTCGTGGCAACTGGGGTCTTGCGAGCCCGGAACGGCAGGGCTCTAATGACGGTGCACTGTCGGCTCCACCGGAGGAGGCTCGCCTGCAGATTGCTCTCGACCGCACGGGCGGAACGCCGCTCTTCCTCCAGATCAAGCGGCATGTGGAGGGGCTGATCTCCGGGGGCGTGCTGCCTCCGGGGAGCAAGCTCCCGGCGACGCGCGAGCTCGCGCGGGCGCTCGGCACGAACCGCGCGACGGTGACGACCGCCTACGACATGCTGGTGGCGGAGGGGTGGACTCGCGCCCACGTGGGGCAGGGGACGTTCGTGGCCGAGCGTGGCGCCGCCGGCGCGACGGCGCCCGTGGCCGCGTCCCCGGTCACGAC
This portion of the Candidatus Methylomirabilota bacterium genome encodes:
- a CDS encoding Smr/MutS family protein; the protein is MPHTLRPADDRGRRAATGIGPGRLAALPGGAAESVLEPGALRGTLVIAGHPLGELRPGTRLRLGDGVLVELDDGPAEGGLREEDGAPPVPARVVQGGVVRVDDPVVIEAVRVPIEDALDLHSFRADEIAEVVGEYLRQAHAAGFRTVRLIHGRGRGVQRETVRRTLARSPLVARFGDAPPELGGWGATLAELRDLPEWPEPPAP
- a CDS encoding HAD family phosphatase gives rise to the protein MSVQMTGPRAVIFDVDGVLADSEPLHLRATQEVLGPRGTSYTERDNRAFFGKTDAEMLRVLRILFDLPQPTTALVEARTAHLVALIRAEARPLPGVPAVPRALREAGLRLALASASPRQVIRAILDAVGLAETFEAVVSGEDVARGKPAPDGFLLAARRLGVEPAACLVVEDSRNGVLAAKAAGMAVAAIPCAATRHEDFSGADRVLPSLEALPTLMETLR